Within the Medicago truncatula cultivar Jemalong A17 chromosome 4, MtrunA17r5.0-ANR, whole genome shotgun sequence genome, the region ATATAGTACGTTGTTCGATGAGATGAATTATGTTCATTACCCAGATGGTTCTgctcattcccaaagtaaaaGTCGAAAATGCCCCTACACAACTTAACATgtgtagcgtgacttaagttatAATAAgggtagcgtgacttaagtcagtTTCCAGCAACACAGAACCTCCATTCCTCCATttttcaacttttcaaaaaacgaAATTTTCACCTTCAAATCCGAATTTCACCATTCTTGCGCCATTCAAACCACAATTCGTCCACAATATCAAGTAAGTGATTATTATACTACTTCTttgcattattttggttgaaattttcaaatttttgtagaaaattaacatttttaggtttttaaaaaattgtctcGCATGTTAAAGATTATGATTGTTAGTGATGATTTAACTTAGGAATTGTTGTTTAGATGTTGTTTAGGGTACAATGTGGTAGTTTAGGGTTTAGAAAATGTAAGATTACATAGTTGTTTGAAAAATGCACACTACGTGTTCGGTGAAATGTctcaatgatatttttttttatttttttggattgttaATGAAGTAATTAGTTAGAGCTATGtttgttaatgttgatgataGTTAATTTGACTGCAATGTGGTAGTTTATGGATTCAAATGACATTGTCGATATTATAGATAGTGTTGTTGTATTATTAAAGATGACACATGTGTTGCTATCGAAATTATGTGCAAAAgtgttaaagattttttttctttttgtgcaGATATGTCTGAGCAGGAGAGGAATGACATTTTTAGGGCTGGGAGGCGTGCCTCGACTGGTAGTGCACGGAGGGAGAAGCAAGCGTTACAGCCTCCGGCTGGTCGACGTCGAGGGAGACTGGGGGCCACGAGTCTTGCTACTGTTGATGTTGCGGGGGGATCGACGTCACACAGACGGGTGCATCCCAGATTGTGGACCCGCCACAGTACCAGCCTGAGCAACATTATCAGGAGCAGGCTTATCAGGAGCAGCATGAGAGGCAGATTCCAGAGGTGGTTTCAAATCCACTCTTCTTAAGCATCTTGGAGGGCCTCCGGACCGATTATAGCGTGTTTGACGATCATCAGGTTCCGAGGAGGAGGTCTAGGACTCATAGTCCACAGGAGCAGCAGTAGTGTCTTGTTTTTATGACTTGTTTTTATATGGCTTGTAGTATTTTCTTGACATTTTATTTGCGCGGTTGGCCTTATTTATGACATTTACGTTATTTTTCgttaaaattgtgtttttgaattattattgaatgactGCATGTTCTCTAAATTATGAGTTCAGGATGAACCAATGAATGGTTGtaccaaaattattattgaatgattgcATATTCACTAAAGAGGGATAGATGGAACAAGGCAGAAGCTACTGCCATGCAAGTCTGCTGTGCATATAGCATCAGCACcaatgtgagttaactcatgctagTGTTAAAACTggtgtgacttaactcacgctagttaaATTCTGTTTTGGTGCTTGCTTTGTACCAGTTTTATGCCTAGCGTGGTTTAAGTCAcgcaacgtgacttaagttgcgTTACATTTTGTACtaacgtgagttaagtcacgcaacaTATGTTACGTTACGTTGTAATTTACATTAACGCATGTTAACTTACGTAGGGGTATTTCGGTTATTTACTTTGGAAATAAGCGAATCCATTTGGGTAATAAGCAGAATTCGGGTGAGATATCTCTCTCTACATCGAGCATCTTGGGGCTAAGTTAAGTTTGGTAGAAAGAGTTAGAACTTAATTACTAGGTAGGTAGAGTTGGGGTGAGAATTAGGCCACGCCAGAAAAGCCAATCCTGTCTCGCTGGCTTCACTGATTTCATCCACCCACTCAACCCAATGTATACACTTTCCCTCCCTCATATCATAATCTATCTATCTCTATCTACCACCCCATAAGGAAAAgaaaacacaacacaacacaacatgtTATCACTTTGTTCTTCCTCATCCATGGCTAAGGCTTCCCTCACTCTCCCAACCAATTCTTTCCCCACATTTATTCACCCTCAAAACATATCAACATCACTTACTTCAGCTCCATTCAATTCTCAATTTTTTGGCCTCAAGCTATCTCATTCTTCCATTTCCAAAACCACTTCTTCTCCACCTTCTTCATTCAAAAGAGGTTTCATTTTTGCCAAGGTACTTTATTCACAATATACAAGTTGCTACAATATATCAGCATTactgtttgtttgttttctatATGTTGAATTCATTGGCAAATGGGCAGGTGAGTAAAGGTTCAAAGCCACCGGCTTTCACTTTGAAAGACCAAGATGGCAAGACAGTGAGTCTCTCCAAGTACAAAGGGAAACCTGTGGTTGTTTATTTCTACCCTGCTGATGAGACCCCTGGCTGTACCAAACAggtaagaagaaagaaacactCATTTACTCTCAATGCTGCatatttttggagtttggacTGATTCAATTTCCGGAGACCTCTGTTTGAACATCTAATCAAAATGAATGCTtctttaaattttgtaattcaTAAGTGGATATGCATTGTTAAGTGTCATTAGTAATTCTGATGCGACTATAGTGTGTAGTACTTCCCTTGTGTTAGTTCTGGCGGACcttttggggagttaattagttAGGTCTCAGTCAAGGGTAATAGGGTAGTATATAAACTGATGTATCCTTGTAAAGAGATAAAAGAGTGACATTTTCATAGAATCGTTCATCAAGAGAGAAAATTGTGTGCTCAAGTGAGCAGGTTGAGATTTTCCTTTCCTACAAAGTCTTGTACATATGTTGTGTTTAACTTGATCATAGTGATAGAATCTAGAGCTGTAAAAATGGGCTAGCCCATTTGGACCACCCCACCAAGCCCTTTATtttagaattctgctcttcacccAGCACAAAACACTTGCGCCATGCAGCCATGCTCAAAATGTCCCTGcattagttaactaacgcaagtgtaaaaaatacctgacttaatttttacacgctgcatgagttaactcaggCAAAAATTAACAGATgcgttaactcacgctagttttCAAAACTTCTGATCATATCACTCACGCTGATTTGACTGGAGCTTTATCACATGAAATGAATTTCTAGATTCGGTAGTATCTaaaatgagaaaatgcaaagtgGGCCAATGCATGAAAAGCAAAGACCAATTTGACTGGATCTTTAAAGAATTAACCACCACACCATGCATACAGAAACCACATGCATTCACTATTACTTATTTTACATGATgatcctctttctctctcattgacccatacatacatacatacatacatacataataCTATTAATGTCACATGTGTAAAAACTAAGTCAAGCATTTTTtacacttgcgttagttaactaacgcaagaGCATTTTGAACATAGCTGCAGGGCGCGAGCGAAAAGTGTAGGTGAAGAGcaaaattctttattttataGAGCTTGGGCCTGAAAATTTAAGCCCATAATTTTTAGCCCGCTCAAAATACCGACTATCCTGCATGGGCCAGGGTAGCCTGTTTCCCGTATAACCAGAGTAAAGTCACAAACTGAAACAGAAatgttgaaatttgattttaactATTAAAAGGCCACCTTTTTTATAGACATTAACTTTCAATACTCTAACAGCCATTGCCCAGAATATTAGTCTTGCTATCTCAACCATGCAACAATAATTTGGGCACTTGATGTGCAGTTACTGTGTGTCGAATGCAGCCACAACATCTTAGCAGTAATGCATAAAATTAAGTCAGTGCTATTGGGGAAATGAAAAAACATTGAATACATGTAGTGTTATTAGAGCTTGTTTTTAAGCAGGGTTTTTTAGCCCGGTTTGATAAAGCTTGAAGCCTGTGAAGGCCAGGTAGCCCGTTTTAATAGCTCTGGTAGGGTCAACCTCAGTGAGGATGTAGAAGACCAATCTCTGAACTTCGATAAATCTTGTGTGTTAATTCTTTACCTTCTGCAATATTTCATTTCTCCACGCGTTTTAGAACTGCTTTATCTTTTCTGTTTCAATCCACATCAGAAGAGTTCTCAAATTTTATCCAATATTTATCTACTGATTATTAGCACCTTGTCCTCTAATTCCTAACAGTAATTGTTCATGAAGgattatgatataattaattCCAATATGGTAAAGGCATGGAATCAGATTATGCAGAGTAGAGCAAATACAATAAACTATTTCCATCGTTCTACTTGTATAGTTAAGGaaacaatttcatgaatttATTATTGCAGGCCTGTGCTTTTAGGGATTCATATGAGAAGTTCAAGAAAGCAGGAGCAGAGGTTGTTGGGATAAGTGGAGACGATTCTTCCTCTCAcaaggtaaaactcagaattttCACTGCATAATATTCGTGCCAATTAATTAACCAATGCATTGCATGAAATGTAGGCATTTGCCAAGAAGTACAAACTTCCATTTACCTTGTTGAGTGATGAGGGTAACAAGGTAAGGAAAGAGTGGGGAGTGCCTGGCGATTTCTTTGGATCATTGCCTGGGAGAGAGACTTATGTTCTTGACAAAAATGGTGTGGTTCAGCTTGTATACAACAATCAGTTCCAACCTGAAAAGCATATTGATGAGACCTTGAAACTACTCCAAAGCCTTTAATCATTCTGCATCCCTTTTGCCTTAATTCATGTATGTAACTAAGAATTGTATGTAACCATTGTAATTAAGTAGCTGATTTTGAACACTACTTTGGTCACAtgaaagtgataaaaataatattccTTCTCATATAGAGATCAAACAGTTATAATGTCCCGCGATGGAAATATTACCTTCAATTGTCACGAACACTGTCACCTATCAGTATCTTTTGCATATGGTAAATAAAATTAGCTTCAATTGACAattcattatattttgtttagtgTGAGTTTTCTATGTGAGATAACAATGTTCATcaatttgtatgatttatttgaGCAACATTGCTATAAACTTTGAAAGATTCATGGCTACATTTCAGTAACATGCAAAACGTTTAGAACaccattttgaaaataaaacttttCACTAAATTTTCCCCACTCATTTTTCAAGGTGAGAACATGCAActatttttcttgaaattttacTGTTACTTATGCAGTTCTTCCTCCATGAACTCCATCCAAGATCATTACATATTTCATCACTATGGTTGATGCAATATGTTGAGATGCAGTGTCTCTTATAGAACTTTTCATTATCTCGATCTCCTTAAGGATATGTGAAAGCATTTGCTCAACTTTTGCAAGCTTGAAATTGTCATCTACAAGTCCGTAAAGCAATATCGAGCATAGCTCTGAAGAGTGTAGCTTTGAAACACTCTCAACATATCCACAAAAGCCTTGTTTGAAATCAATGGATGGATAGTTCTCCGATCACGATTAGAATGACTCAAGCTATTAGTACATGTTTGGGTTTAAACTTAGAACCTTCGTCTCTTTTAACCATTAGTTTAAAAGGTTGAATTATCCAACCTTTCCCGCTTAGATATACTAAtagtacatatttttttattttttttgacaaaacttgGTTATTATACTTGGACAAACTAAAGGAAGAACTCGGTTGGACAAATAATGTTGACTTTGTGTCAAAAATATGTTGACTTTATGCGTTGACTTGACAtgcattaagattttttttcccaCACATACACATActagtatattttattttagccgTAAAGTTTAAGCATttgtatttaactatttatataATCAAAGACATGAGGTGTTTGAAATTTGAGTATGCTCATATTCATTCATACATACTGTAAATCCTTTCTATGGAAATAAGcatgaataaaattatataaattcgTGCTTAACTTTGACTAAAATGGTCCCAAGATAAATAggtggatattttttttattttatttaaaatatttcaattttgaaaagaaaataaaaatacaaactaCCATAGTTTGAAAAATATATCTCAAAGTGATCTACTTTTAGACAGCCCACATTATTCTAAATGGCGAGTAAGGGTTCAATATGCATTTTTGGGTCCTAGCAGGACCTCTCCAATTAAAAATGGCGgggttgtgttgttgttttaaattccatgaaactaaaaaatcatagaaaaaagattaaaaatccAACTCAATCTCGTCATTTCAATTGACGAGATCCTACTAtgacaaaaatatcatattaaaCACAATTTTGTAATTTGGCGTGATAAGTTCCGACTAATACTCTAAAAGTAGGGTGTTTTTGGCAATTGTTTTCAAACTAAGATATTgatgtaacattttttcaaaaagttgtttaaaaaaacaaaatcctaAATAGTTTTATGTTTAGATatagttttataaaattgaattgaacaataaataatattcaaactGAAAATATCAGTTTTggttaaaatgaattttgaaacCAAAATCAAGTATACACTTgcagaataattttttttatttcttctaaaATGAATCTAAACACAAACATACATGCGTTTCAATACTGGACGTCCTAACACGTTCTTAACTCTGTAACAAACTCTATCGATTAAATCATTTTAGAGAGGAGGGCTAGAAAGACACATGTGGTATAATACCTAATTTTGTCTGGTCAGatgaaaaaattccaaaaaaaaagtggtagcaattttattttattatgtttttccATGTTTCTTAATTTTCTCGTAAACgctaaaaacattttaaaaaaatgtcttcatttcatttattaaatttaattacatGAACCTATACAATTGAGATTAAATGTTAATAAACTTCACCAAAAGACGAATGGTTTGGGATAACCGAAATTCGATAGAGTATAATAATTTTTCGTCAGATTATATTTCATGGTTGAACTCCAGATTATTTGACCCATTCATTTGAGAATTGAGGACTTAATATCAAAAGATAATTTAATTACATGGAAAACAAAATGATAGAACATTATTCAATAcaattagaagaagaagaaggctAAATTCGAACATTCTTACAACCGGTTGCACTCTATTTACCAATCTagcaaaatgtcaaaaatatggaaaaagcaacaaaaaataaatacaggAAAAAATAACAGAAGAGAGGACGGTCCAACGGGTGTTTCATCATTTCGACCATCTTCAATATATATCATGTCAAATCTTCTTTCTCAATAGCTTTCTCATGTTTCTATTTTTCTACTCCAAAACAAACAACACGGTTTCTGCAACACTAACACTACAATTGTATCTCCTGCAATTTTGGTTTGCTCATAtcttaaccatatttttttagtataaatatGAGTAAAAATGTAGAGCAAAGGGGAGATGAAccgaaagaaaaaacatataggCTGAAGTGAgggaaacaaagaaaataaacattggaaaatatttggtatgttttttttaaaaagaaaacaaatattaggtcaaagtttttttattttgatttacttaTTTGGTGTAGGGCTAAAGACAAGTTCGTAAGAGTTTACAATCATTTTACTCTAATGTCGCGTCTCTTCTACTTACAATGAATATTATATGAGATTTTATGAAGATATGTTTAAATTTTGTTAAGATTAGACCATTTGCACATGTTTATATTCTTATAATGCGAGATGTTATTTGCATAACCAAGTATATGTAGCTtctaattaaaatttcattatatttatttaatctaataataaacttacatttctttgttttttttgttatttttagtgttgttttattgtttattagagttatttttgaaattatttgacGTATTGAGATCAtgcatttaaaaattttaaacacATCTTGCTTCCAAAAATTAGTTTTACTTTGAccctttttctttgtaaatttttttatttcctaatgtaaaattttcaaattttatatattttacacgAGGCTAGACTAACTCGCAATAGTAATGATGTAACAGTTGTAGTTAGTATAAATTGTTGGACCTCCTGTTCTCAAACTTAAATCTAAGTCAAAGCGAATGTGAACAAAAGGTATAACAATTTGTGCTAATTGACCGCAATTGTTAAAGCGCCAAATTGTAAAGTACTCCACCCTTGCATGTAAAATTGTAAAAGTTGATCATTAAGCCTTTATAAATTTGAGACTagcgaattttttttttacaaataaagatGTTTAGTTTGGTCTATCAAACTAAAACTAATTTAATAAATCAAGAAGTCTCACCaaatttgaataatatatgcaggAGTTTTAGTTTAAATCCAAAAAAtctcacttattcactttaaacaaagaaaaaaaagagatgaTTTAGGTAAATACTTGATCATATAAGTAGCATGTCTTCCTATTTGAGACAAAACTCTAATATCTCGGGTCTTGCAGGATCCAAATAGGCGACAACTCTTTCTAAGAGGTTTAACATTATTGCATGTTCAAGACTGAATTCGAACTCAAGATCTTAgttaattttagattttttcttTACAACTCTACGTATAAGTAACAATAATAAATGGGAgtgaaaaataacaattacatTACTGCATACAATAATCAAGATTCAGAGACAAATTGGATCACTGGTTTTGCGGAAAGTTGCAGTCATACTACTAATATTAACGTTGAGCTTCGTGCTATTTTCTATGGATTGCAACTTACTTACTTGGGACCATGGATTTAGAGACATCATTTGCAAGTACAGTTTTGACTTTTATCAAAGACGGAGTCTCACCTACTTAACCTTATGCTCTTCTAATTGATAACATTTGTTCCTTTATGACGAGGGATTGGAATGTTGTGTTTGCTCATACTTTGCGTTGCGCTGATTGGCTTGCTAAATTGGGTGCATCGGTTTTTAATGAGATCAAGATCATTCCAACTTGTCAGTCTCCCCGCCTttagtttttttccttctcttcttGTTGCTCTTTTAGCTAGTTTTCCTATTGATCaaaaaaagaagggttaatagtgccttacccccctgtaatataggtcatttttcgGTTTTCcaccctataatttttttttatttaccccctataaaaaaaattgttttggaatacctctaataggtcataaaaaaacctttttttttttttgcataaattttcgtttttttatgacctattagggggtattccaaaacaaaaaagatttgcagggtaaatcaataaaaaaaaatattttacagggaaaagcagaaatgacatatattacacgGAGTAAAGTAtcattaacccaaaaaagaaTAGTCAAGATTCATGCCCTATGA harbors:
- the LOC11441719 gene encoding peroxiredoxin Q, chloroplastic — translated: MLSLCSSSSMAKASLTLPTNSFPTFIHPQNISTSLTSAPFNSQFFGLKLSHSSISKTTSSPPSSFKRGFIFAKVSKGSKPPAFTLKDQDGKTVSLSKYKGKPVVVYFYPADETPGCTKQACAFRDSYEKFKKAGAEVVGISGDDSSSHKAFAKKYKLPFTLLSDEGNKVRKEWGVPGDFFGSLPGRETYVLDKNGVVQLVYNNQFQPEKHIDETLKLLQSL